A genomic segment from [Flavobacterium] thermophilum encodes:
- the draG gene encoding ADP-ribosyl-[dinitrogen reductase] glycohydrolase, with protein sequence MLDRIKGGLFGVAIGDALGATTEFMSADDVRRKYGKVTDIIGGGFLDLKPGEVTDDTAMTIAVARGIIRDPTCPIHDIGEEFWRWYETDPPDVGIIIRTVLRRYQGDWFAAAVQACEELGGRCAGNGSLMRCLPIALAYADQEKMEEITALHSRMTHADERATEACLIYNRVAFRVLQGEPLAKAIRKEVEHTRYEPLLMVTPAYPPDGYVVHTMGWVLHWLLRCDSFEDVVISAANMGGDSDTIAAIAGGLKGLEIGYSQLPKRFVEAIVCADELEKLALQLADVRRSFSSSGADGANGMRDKEG encoded by the coding sequence GTGCTGGATCGGATCAAAGGCGGACTGTTTGGGGTGGCGATCGGGGATGCGCTTGGGGCGACGACGGAGTTTATGAGCGCTGATGACGTCCGCCGTAAGTATGGAAAGGTGACGGACATCATTGGCGGCGGTTTCCTTGACTTGAAGCCCGGGGAAGTAACGGACGATACGGCGATGACGATCGCGGTGGCGCGGGGGATTATTCGCGATCCGACATGCCCGATTCATGACATTGGCGAAGAGTTTTGGCGGTGGTACGAGACTGACCCGCCCGATGTCGGCATCATCATCCGCACGGTGTTGAGGCGGTATCAGGGCGACTGGTTTGCGGCCGCGGTGCAGGCTTGCGAGGAGTTAGGGGGAAGATGTGCAGGCAATGGGTCACTGATGCGCTGTTTGCCGATCGCGCTGGCATATGCGGACCAAGAGAAGATGGAAGAAATAACGGCTTTGCATTCCCGCATGACGCATGCGGACGAACGGGCGACAGAGGCGTGCCTGATTTACAACCGCGTCGCCTTTCGGGTGCTTCAAGGAGAGCCGCTCGCCAAGGCGATTCGGAAAGAAGTGGAGCATACCCGTTATGAGCCGCTGCTTATGGTGACGCCTGCCTACCCTCCTGACGGGTATGTCGTCCATACGATGGGGTGGGTGCTGCATTGGCTGCTCCGTTGTGACTCGTTCGAAGATGTCGTCATTTCGGCGGCGAATATGGGTGGAGACAGCGATACGATTGCAGCCATTGCGGGAGGACTGAAAGGGCTGGAAATCGGATACAGCCAGCTGCCGAAGCGGTTTGTGGAAGCGATCGTTTGCGCTGATGAATTGGAAAAACTGGCGTTGCAATTGGCGGATGTTCGGCGTTCGTTCAGTTCGAGCGGTGCGGATGGGGCGAATGGAATGAGGGACAAAGAAGGATAG